The region TGTTAGAGTTACTTTACTTTGTTTCTCAATTGCCTTGATGGTTCCGAGAGGTAATCCTTTTTTCGGGTGGGGAACTATTGTTATCCTTCCGTCTGGATGTTTCATTTTCAGGTGGCTTCCTTTTGAATGAACCTCTTTAAACCCTGCCTTTTTGAGCTTCTTGATTATTTCCTTGCTGCCCATGAATCTTTTATACGCACAGTGCGCATTACGGTCAACAACTAAATGCGCATTATGCGCATTTTTTTAAATTAAACTATACTGCTGCTGCCGTTTACTATGCCGCCGTTCCGGCTCCTGATCCATTTCAATATATTCATACTGGCCCACCAGATTAATGGGGACTGTCTGCCCGTTTTCCAATTTGATGCACTTGAGATCTTCAAAAACAATCTGCTGAAGTCTGCCTTCAACCTTCAGGTATTTGCGTACTGCCATGATGCTCTCCTAAATCCTATGGGGGTGGGGGCTTCGGAAAAGTGTAATAAGTGTAATGGACATATTTTTCACACCTTAAACCACTGATATAACTTGCCAATTCCGATTACAAAAAAATGTAATAAAATGTAATGCAAAATGTAATGATCAACTATTTCAGCCTGTTGTGATTTTGGAAAATGTAAGCAAAAAGTGTAATGAAAATTACATAAAATTACATTTTTCATTACATTTTTTCTTTCAATTATCCCCTGCTATTACTAGTAGTTACTTAATTATATTATTTCAAATTACATTTATTACACTTTTCCGAAGCCCCCTACCGAGGGTAAATCTATCATTTACACGCGCGTACGCGTACGCACGCGTAAAGTACTCCTAACAATAGGTTATGATTAGTTTTTATCCTTAAATACCCAGCAACGGGTGGTCTTGCCGGTAATACTGCTGGTCATGGGCCTGCCCTTATCCATCAGCTCATACTTTTTAGACTGCGGCAGCAGCTTCTTCAGGGCCTTCATATCCGGCAGTTCCTGCCCTCTTTCCCTGCAACGCTGGGTGAAGTGGTTCAGGTTAACGGCTATCTGCCCCTGATCAGCACTGTGGTTTAACCTGTACTCTGGTGAAGGGCATGCTTCAGTGTCCAGATACCTAAAGGTTTCCCAGAACTGTTCTATCATTGGATGATCTGCGGCAATACGATCCTCACGCAGTACCGCGCGGTGACGCAGGTAGTTCTGCAGCTGCTGAACCTTGGCATTATCAAAGGATGGAAACAGAACCTGAAGCGCGTGGCCACAAGCGGCAACCTGTGCGTGATTCTTCGCTATACGTTCGTTTTTCAAAACTTTTGAAAACTCGCCCTCGATGCGCTCGAAGGCTTCGAAGTATTTTTTCAAGATCTTCTTTTCATTTTTCAGGGCTGCAGCCAGAAAGCCGGAAACTTCTTCTACTGTTTGCCTTTCGAAGAAACGCGCTATTTCACGGGAGCCGGGGCCGTGGTGGGATTTATCTGCATGGCAATGAACTATGCGCTGCAGCAATGCTTCAGAGCCGTCCACCTCGGCATTCTGGGAGATAATAAGCGAAGCCTGAAACAATGATTCCTCGACTTCGTTATTGCGTCTGGCCACGCCCAGCGTACCCGTTCCACGGCCGTTAAAGAATGGCTTGCAATCGTCAAAGTTAAACTGCACCTGCTTGCCGTTGCTGATCCCGGAATCACGGTCTGATTCAATGATAACAACGGGCAGGTTTGAGATCTGGTTAAACGCCCTGCGCCGTCCAGCCGTGGTGGCCTTCATAACGTCAAAGCCCTCATAAAGACGGCCAACCAGCTTCCACAGGAATTCAAGTGTGGTTGATTTACCAGCGCCCGGATCCCCGGTGTACTCAAAGAAGGGAAAGGACATTTGTTCCTTGCGGATCTGCTGCACGAACAGTGAGCCAAGCCAGAAAGACAGCAAAGCAACTCCCTGCCAGTGGAACGCCTGCAGGTACTGATCAAACCACTTAGGATCGAATTCTCCATCACCGGAAATCTTGATTGACTTCAGACCGGGACGGATAAACTGTTTACCCAGATCAAAGAACTTATCTTCATTGAGAGGAATTTCACGGCCTTTATGATAGGCCACGGTAGGATAAATATACGCTTCGGCCGCGCTATCATATCCAATGTAAGGCACGGACCGGACAACCGGAAGCTGATTCCGGAGCCAGCGCCCTGTCAAAATACGCATGTCGGCCGGGGAGCCGTTGAAGATCCCGCCGCCGGTTCTGTTCAGCAGGGCCTTATGAAAGGCATCAGCGGAAGCAATGTGCGTACCTTCAAGGCGGACCACTTCCGGCTCACCCTTCGGGGTGTTGATCTTGAACACGTACCATTGTTCGTCCAGAATTTCGTCAACTTCACGGTACATGCACTGCGGATCCCGATTGCAAATTTCCATCACATCACAATTGGCCAAGAAAATCGGAAGGCTGGTTTCCTCGGTTATTTCGTCACCCTGCAAATCTTCGATCAGTTGGGATATATCCACGCTTACGCTGTACGTTCTGGACCTGAAGCCGATAACGAAACGTTTGGAAGTTCTGCGGCAGTACTGGTGATAAGCATACTCTTCAACCGTTTCGGCCATGAAGAGTTTACCGAGGTAACGGCATTCGGCCATAAACTTAGCGTTGATCTTTTTAGCGCGGTGAAGATCGTCCCAGTCCATGTCTGCCGGAGGAAGATACACTTCAACTTTTTCCCCCATGGCACGAAGCTTTTGGGCATGTTTGGGAATATACTTCCTGCCGGCATGGTCACCATCAAGAGCAAGAACCCAGATTATGCCTTTGCCCTTATGCTCTTCTATAAATGTTTCAGGAAAGTGGTTGCTGCTGAAGGCTGCAATTGTTTTGTAGTCATAATGATAAAGAGCAATTGAATGGAAAATACCTTCCACCCAAAACACCTTATCCCCTTCTTTCAGTTCTTGACCGGGGGGTGCCCATGCGTCCCCCTTATAAAGTGATTTATTTTGTTTCCTGCGGCCGCCAAAATGAGCCTTACGGCCGTCCTTTTTGGTTTTATCAATCAGCCTTTCCCAGTAGCGGGTTCGTTCCGGATCAATATAGAAACGGACCGTGTTGCAGAATTCATTTATGCCGGGCAGCTGAAGCGAACCCTGTTCATACCAGCCACGAATCAGCGAGATATCAAAGCCGCGATCCATACCCATATATGCATTAGCGGTCCGGTTCGGTTCCTGCTCCGTGGCCGGGAAGCGTTTGGAGAAGTTGGTGAAGATTTCCGGGAATAGTTCCCGTGTTGCCTCCTCGTATCCGCAATTATTCAGCCGGTTGCACTTCACAACCCACGGCTTTTCTTTGGAAACAAAGCATTCCTTTTTTCCGCACGATGGGCATTTGCCCTGGATAAACATGTTTCCGGTTTCCCGGAACTGAAACTGCGGATCCGTGCGGAGCGCTTCGACGAGCTCGGCGATATTAATCGCGGGGGAGTTTGGATTATTCTTGGTCACTGGGCACCTCGTCAAAGTCAAAATTAATTTTCACGACTTCACCGTGCTGGCCGAAGCAATCAAGGCAAGCTTTGCGATCAGCTTTGCCCAGATCCCCGCTGTGCCAGAGTTCTGCGCCTCCAATCTTGGTATAAAGGCGATCCCCGGAGTAACCACAAGAAAGGGTTACATCCCGGCCGGGAGTAAGATATTTAAGCTGGAACTGTCTTTCCGGTTTACGCAATTCATATTTTTTTGTGCCGTTCTTGTACTGCTCGAAGTATTCTTTTTTCAGTGGGATAAAGAGAGGTCTAGCCATTTTGCACCTCCGCAAGTTTAGCCAGTGCAGCAGTCCTGCCAATACGCCGGGGATGGATTACCAGTACGTGCTTTCTTTTTTTTAACTTCAGAGGAAAGACCCTGCGCGCAGGAACTTCAGGATAAAGCTGATTCAATTTTGCAATTGCAGATCTAATTTCAACCAGTGATTTTTTAGGATTGTGATCAATAAAGACATCAAGAATCTGCCTTCTGGGGCTAACCTTATTTGGGGGAGTAGTGTCTACGTCTAAGTGTTTTGATTTCCCCGAATAGCAGTAAAAAATATTGTCAGATACCCGCTGGTTGATTTCTATGCATAAGCTGGCCAGTTCCACCATTGCCTCATGAAGTTCAGGATCAAGCTTAAACATGCGCCACCTCACTAGGAATATAAGAAGTCTCAGTCCGCACAGTTACCCGAAACAACTTTTTATCCCCCTTGGAATCCGTCACCTCAATGGGCGGCATGTCGTCAAATTCGTCCTGAGATTGAACCATTCCAACTTCCGCTTCTTCTTCCGCAAACAGCCCGACAGCTACAGCCATACTCGGGCAGGTGTAGATTCCGTCTTCCGCATCATCATTAAGAAATTTTACTGAGAACCTTTCCATTACTCTTCCCCTCCATTTTCAATATCAATTGCATTATCCAAAACAACCGCACTGGAACACACCGCCTCTTTAATAAAGGCCAAAGAATCTTGGCCCCGGGGGCGACTTCGCTGTCGGGTAGTTTTTGAAGTGTCTGCAATGCGCAGCAGGAATCTTGAAGGAAATGGATTGCCTGATCGGCGGTAAGGTCTTGTCTGGCCATGATAGCCTCCGTTGTAGATTTAGGTTTCGGCAGCTCGTAGACCCAAAAAAAGAGCAGCCAGAATTCCTAACACCTACAACAGTGCCCCCAGTCCTCACGGAAAGGGGATTCTGGCCGCTCTGTCTATCAGGATGGAAGTACAGAAAATAAACTGCACCTATCCTGTCAGATTCATTACGGGGTGCGCTAATGCGCAATAAAAAATCTCCGGTAAGGCTGGAGCACACCGTTGTAGAATTAGGAAGCTCAGAATGCCCTGAAACGGGAAATATTGTCAAGTGAGTAGGATAGGCTATCCTAGCCTGTGAATATTCGTTATAAGAATGACCCACTAATTCTATAAGGAGATTCTTATTATGACTGACAGCTATATTATCGAAGTGGCCAACTGCGGAAGCAGCAACCAGACGGTTAACCTTAAAACCATTTCCTGCACCTGTATGGACTGGAAAACACGCAGAGCGCAGCAGCCGCAAAACTCTCCTATCAGACTTTGCAAACACCTCATTGCTGCAATTTGTGAATATGGCCTTGAAGGAGAATACCCAGAAGAAGACCTGCAAGCCCTCTATAAAAAGAAAAAAGGTTTCCCGTTCCCGAAGGCCACGCTTTCCACTCTCGCTAAAGAATACTTCAACGCGGATCTGACTGAAGAAGACGAAAAAAGACTCCACTTCCTTTTTGGTGATAAAAACGCTTTCAGCGCATTCAGCACTTTTCAAAAGCTCACTGAAAAAGGTGAAACCGCCTTTCGCTCTTCTGAAAATAAAACCATACATCAAGCCTGCCAACGTCTTGCTTGGTTCGGTGCTGCTGAGTGCTGCAAAGACAAACCTGCAAAGGATTTGCTTGAAGCGTTGGAACTCTCCGAACTGAAAGGGCTTGGCTCCGCGCTGGGTGAAAATTTCGCCCAAAAGAAAAAGGGAATCGCTACCCTTTCCGAACATCCGGATCTTAATTCCGCTTTTACTGAAGCAGGATTCAAGAAAGAAGATTTTTTTATCCTGAAGCCGCTTAATCTGGATATGTTGCGGTAGCTCTGGGAACTCATTTCTTTTCAATACGAATCTTCTCATTTTTCACCCTTCATAAAAAAACGCCCTTTCCAGCCACTGGTCAGGGCGTTTTCAATTTCTCTTAAAACCAATTTTCTACTTTAACTTATCAACGATCTTTCCGAGTTTATTTATCATCCCAGACGCTACTTTTAGAGTTGCTTCACAGTTCTTTGGTAGCGGCTGCTTTGGAACTCTAACCGGATAAAATGTGTCGCTTGCACCTTCGTAAACCAGCTCATAACCAAAAATTTGAAGCCCCCTATTTGCTATGAGCAATGCGCCGGATTCCTGAAATTCATGAGTTGGGACTCTTTCTTTTTTCATATTGGATCCTGATACTTTTCACGCAGAAAGGTCTTTTGAATCCGGTCATACATCTTTGAATTCATTTCCTCAGAAAAGCCCCTGAATTTACATCTTGCTGGATAAAATGAGTCTGTTTCTTTGTCGTAGCAAAGGGCGTGGCCAAACAAATGGAGAACCGTATTTACAACTTGAAACAACCCAGACTCTGAAAACTCTTTGTAAGAAATTCGTTCAATCATAATTTTAATTTTCTGCGGCCCTCCCTCGGAGATTCCGCGCCGTGCGCAGTTGTTAGGGGAGGTGGGGGTGCGGGAGGACCACAGAAGTAAGCCGGTTAACCCTATTCCGACAGGCTTGGTTTAGGAGAAGGTTTATTTTGAGATGCTTTACGCTTTAGATTTTTTAACTTTCAGAGAGAGAAAACGTTCATGCATGCGCAGCTTGCCCAGCATGCAGATCCCCTTTGCTACGACTTCGCAGACTTCCCTGATAACCCTGCGAATCTCAGTGAGCTTGATTTCATTGTCTTCTATTGTTGCGCCCACTTCTTTGCCCACATCGCTAGTTTCCTTGAGGAGTTCCGCTGCTTCCTTCAATAATTCAGGGCAATCCATTTCATGATAAATTGGCTGGTGCATGTCTTTATCCGCTTGAACAATCAGCCATAGAATTATGATATTGTTGTCCAGAAATTTGCATAGCTTGGGAATTTTTTCATAGCTGGTGTAGTATTCTTCTACGGAAAAAACGCGGTGACAGTGTGACTCGGAATAGCCCATCTCTTCTCTTACTTCCGCTTCAGTCTTGCCGCTCACCTTCAGGGCCAGCCGAAAAGCCTCGTATGCTGTAATGTT is a window of Maridesulfovibrio sp. DNA encoding:
- a CDS encoding type II toxin-antitoxin system HicA family toxin is translated as MGSKEIIKKLKKAGFKEVHSKGSHLKMKHPDGRITIVPHPKKGLPLGTIKAIEKQSKVTLT
- a CDS encoding toprim domain-containing protein, with the translated sequence MTKNNPNSPAINIAELVEALRTDPQFQFRETGNMFIQGKCPSCGKKECFVSKEKPWVVKCNRLNNCGYEEATRELFPEIFTNFSKRFPATEQEPNRTANAYMGMDRGFDISLIRGWYEQGSLQLPGINEFCNTVRFYIDPERTRYWERLIDKTKKDGRKAHFGGRRKQNKSLYKGDAWAPPGQELKEGDKVFWVEGIFHSIALYHYDYKTIAAFSSNHFPETFIEEHKGKGIIWVLALDGDHAGRKYIPKHAQKLRAMGEKVEVYLPPADMDWDDLHRAKKINAKFMAECRYLGKLFMAETVEEYAYHQYCRRTSKRFVIGFRSRTYSVSVDISQLIEDLQGDEITEETSLPIFLANCDVMEICNRDPQCMYREVDEILDEQWYVFKINTPKGEPEVVRLEGTHIASADAFHKALLNRTGGGIFNGSPADMRILTGRWLRNQLPVVRSVPYIGYDSAAEAYIYPTVAYHKGREIPLNEDKFFDLGKQFIRPGLKSIKISGDGEFDPKWFDQYLQAFHWQGVALLSFWLGSLFVQQIRKEQMSFPFFEYTGDPGAGKSTTLEFLWKLVGRLYEGFDVMKATTAGRRRAFNQISNLPVVIIESDRDSGISNGKQVQFNFDDCKPFFNGRGTGTLGVARRNNEVEESLFQASLIISQNAEVDGSEALLQRIVHCHADKSHHGPGSREIARFFERQTVEEVSGFLAAALKNEKKILKKYFEAFERIEGEFSKVLKNERIAKNHAQVAACGHALQVLFPSFDNAKVQQLQNYLRHRAVLREDRIAADHPMIEQFWETFRYLDTEACPSPEYRLNHSADQGQIAVNLNHFTQRCRERGQELPDMKALKKLLPQSKKYELMDKGRPMTSSITGKTTRCWVFKDKN